One genomic segment of Brevibacillus laterosporus LMG 15441 includes these proteins:
- a CDS encoding helix-turn-helix transcriptional regulator, whose translation MEKAQKLTSALADPTRFSIYQYVTDASKPVTVHEVAEQFSIHPNVARLHLTKLEDVQLLQSQLDKSGKGGRPSRLYSISDEVVSLQFPPRDYQLLADIAIESLLSLGVAGQEALVTMGKRLGLEAAKRAQDKNKLTPSRTLEDKLDCIYRIALAQGLRPQFEVTDDHQVRFRVFNCTFSEIAKKHPANICKMHHAMLEGIFQAYFGNIELIPETSMIGGCESCNYVIANLQEHLT comes from the coding sequence ATGGAAAAGGCGCAAAAATTAACCAGCGCCCTCGCAGACCCCACACGTTTTTCTATCTATCAATATGTAACCGATGCAAGCAAACCTGTAACAGTTCATGAAGTGGCGGAACAGTTTTCCATTCACCCTAACGTAGCCCGTCTGCATTTGACTAAATTGGAAGACGTTCAATTACTCCAATCTCAACTGGACAAAAGCGGAAAGGGCGGGAGACCTAGTCGACTTTACTCTATTTCAGATGAGGTTGTTAGCCTGCAATTTCCTCCAAGAGACTATCAGCTTTTGGCAGACATTGCTATTGAATCGCTCCTTTCCTTGGGAGTAGCAGGACAGGAAGCTTTAGTTACGATGGGAAAACGCTTGGGTCTAGAAGCGGCTAAACGCGCGCAGGACAAAAACAAACTGACTCCTTCACGTACGCTAGAAGACAAATTGGATTGTATTTACCGAATTGCTTTGGCACAGGGTTTGCGTCCTCAGTTTGAGGTAACTGATGATCATCAAGTACGTTTCCGCGTATTCAACTGTACCTTTTCAGAAATTGCAAAAAAACATCCGGCAAACATCTGCAAAATGCATCACGCTATGCTAGAGGGTATTTTCCAAGCTTACTTTGGCAATATTGAGCTAATACCTGAAACATCAATGATTGGCGGATGCGAGTCATGCAATTATGTCATCGCTAATCTACAAGAGCACCTGACATAA
- a CDS encoding DUF2626 family protein produces MDRMFRVLSFWTLMIAIMAFWANLFPMSLLFFGLTAIFLALGYMRLTERTYLNLFFCFMFVSFVGFTYYTFYGMPPATAGGEHSFLHLLM; encoded by the coding sequence ATGGATCGTATGTTTCGCGTACTTAGCTTCTGGACACTAATGATTGCTATTATGGCCTTCTGGGCTAATTTATTCCCAATGTCATTGTTGTTCTTCGGATTGACTGCCATTTTCCTGGCCCTTGGTTATATGCGTCTCACAGAAAGAACCTATTTGAATCTTTTCTTCTGTTTTATGTTTGTTTCATTTGTAGGCTTTACGTATTACACGTTCTACGGAATGCCACCAGCAACAGCAGGAGGAGAACATTCATTCCTGCACTTATTAATGTAA
- a CDS encoding class I SAM-dependent methyltransferase: MTSELRRYLCKEMKNQKNKMIRFVEFMAICLYHQDFGYYMKQGNKVGKKGDFYTSSQVSNIFGETLSDSILLFFKDNEMMNPVLMEVGGGTGGLMEQILTRIREVDAKLYARLRVIMVEISPYHADLQKERLQDFSLPKIWYKTVEEAARNERFQGVIFSNEYFDAFPVHLLERVCGKWREIGIGFDQKRETITQQASFSTASERKQLADSDEAQAVIFHEGYMSEISPEITAIINKLPTGLPDGMRIEVQAGVKEVMIALSSMLERGRVISIDYGDLTEDLYHPSRKNGTLACYYQHQMNEDYLERLGEQDITAHVNFSRLIECGAEVGLLTKSFTRQDQFLLANGILDKAQAHQDTDPFTSVAMKRNRAIQQLILPSGLGGLFRVLVQEKLMDGERE; encoded by the coding sequence ATGACATCAGAACTAAGAAGATATCTATGCAAAGAAATGAAAAATCAGAAGAATAAAATGATTCGATTTGTTGAATTCATGGCTATTTGTTTATATCATCAAGATTTTGGCTATTACATGAAACAGGGAAATAAGGTGGGGAAAAAAGGGGACTTTTATACTAGTTCTCAAGTGAGTAACATTTTTGGCGAGACATTATCTGATTCTATTCTCCTGTTTTTTAAGGATAATGAAATGATGAACCCTGTGTTAATGGAAGTAGGGGGAGGAACAGGAGGCCTGATGGAACAGATTTTGACCAGAATCAGAGAGGTAGATGCCAAATTATATGCGAGACTACGAGTAATTATGGTGGAAATAAGTCCGTATCATGCTGACTTACAAAAAGAAAGGTTACAGGATTTTTCACTTCCAAAAATCTGGTACAAAACAGTAGAGGAAGCGGCCAGAAACGAGCGATTTCAGGGTGTCATTTTCTCTAACGAATATTTTGATGCCTTTCCTGTCCACTTATTGGAAAGGGTATGTGGGAAATGGCGTGAGATCGGCATTGGCTTCGATCAAAAACGGGAAACAATCACCCAGCAAGCTAGCTTTTCCACAGCATCAGAAAGGAAGCAACTAGCAGATTCAGATGAAGCTCAAGCTGTTATTTTTCATGAAGGATATATGTCTGAAATATCTCCGGAAATAACGGCTATCATCAATAAGCTTCCAACAGGATTACCAGATGGGATGCGCATAGAGGTACAGGCAGGAGTAAAAGAGGTGATGATCGCCTTGAGTAGCATGCTAGAACGCGGACGAGTAATCAGTATTGACTATGGGGATTTAACAGAGGATTTGTATCATCCTAGTCGAAAAAATGGAACTCTTGCTTGCTATTATCAGCATCAGATGAATGAAGATTATTTAGAGCGGCTAGGAGAACAGGATATAACCGCACATGTTAATTTTAGCAGATTAATCGAGTGTGGGGCTGAGGTAGGGCTTTTGACTAAATCGTTTACACGCCAAGATCAGTTTTTACTTGCAAATGGTATTTTAGACAAGGCTCAGGCACATCAGGACACTGATCCGTTTACCAGTGTAGCAATGAAGCGTAATCGAGCCATCCAGCAGTTGATTTTACCCAGTGGATTGGGTGGATTATTCCGAGTGCTGGTACAAGAGAAGCTGATGGATGGAGAAAGAGAATAA
- a CDS encoding MBL fold metallo-hydrolase yields MNIEVRSVELGPFETNAYMIKNVETGETIVVDPGMNPGPLLQAMKSEKVVAILLTHAHLDHIGGLTELREQTKAPVYIHSIEQSWLTDPELNGSQRFGFTPIICEPAEYMVEEGQELQLAGLSIQVLHTPGHSPGSATYVIGQHCFSGDVLFANSIGRSDLRGGDYNTLIRSIQDKLFELPDETIVYPGHGPLTTIDREKTFNPYVSGSLG; encoded by the coding sequence ATGAACATAGAAGTGCGTTCTGTTGAATTGGGACCGTTTGAGACAAATGCTTATATGATTAAAAATGTGGAGACTGGGGAGACGATTGTGGTTGACCCAGGTATGAATCCTGGACCCTTATTGCAAGCAATGAAGTCGGAGAAGGTAGTGGCTATTCTACTAACTCATGCTCATTTAGATCATATTGGTGGACTGACAGAGCTTCGAGAGCAAACGAAAGCGCCTGTCTACATTCATTCAATCGAGCAGAGCTGGCTGACTGATCCTGAATTAAATGGTTCACAACGCTTTGGATTTACACCAATTATCTGTGAACCTGCTGAATACATGGTAGAAGAAGGGCAAGAGCTTCAACTAGCAGGTCTGTCAATTCAAGTGTTACACACACCTGGACATTCTCCGGGAAGTGCCACTTATGTAATCGGTCAGCATTGTTTTAGTGGAGATGTTTTATTTGCTAACTCAATCGGACGCTCCGATTTAAGAGGTGGAGATTACAATACATTGATTCGAAGCATCCAAGATAAGCTCTTTGAATTGCCTGACGAGACAATTGTCTATCCGGGGCATGGGCCACTGACTACAATTGATCGGGAAAAAACATTTAATCCGTATGTTTCTGGTTCGCTTGGATAA
- a CDS encoding PhoH family protein has product MKKIYVIDTNVLLQDPMAIYSFHNNDIVIPAVVLEEVDSKKRYMDEIGRNSRHVSRLLDRLRLSGHLHQGIQLDTGATLRVELNHSTMGNMQKQFHEMTNDNRILAVALNLQEEERTTGQGRPVILVSKDALMRVKADALGLTAEDFLSDRVVREYSSIYLGYLNRTVPSDVIKLFYNTRRLSLETVFPYEDFYPHQFLILKDECNPSISAIGKIDGEARYYEPLVSNDDSIWGVKARNAQQKMAIELLLRDDVPLVTMTGKAGTGKTLIALAAGLLQIEDLQKYKKLLIARPIVPMGKDIGYLPGEKEEKLRPWMQPIYDNLEYLFNTKKSGDLEKILDGMGSIQVEALTYIRGRSIPGQYIIIDEAQNLTKHEVKTILTRVGEGSKIILMGDPEQIDHPYLDESNNGLTYVVEMFKDQKLAGHIKLEKGERSVLAQLAADIL; this is encoded by the coding sequence TTGAAAAAAATCTATGTAATTGATACCAACGTACTCCTGCAAGATCCAATGGCGATCTACTCCTTTCACAACAACGATATCGTCATTCCGGCAGTCGTATTAGAAGAGGTGGATTCAAAAAAACGGTATATGGATGAAATTGGTCGCAACTCTCGGCATGTATCCCGGCTCTTAGACCGATTGCGACTCAGTGGTCATTTGCATCAGGGGATACAATTGGATACGGGGGCTACTCTACGGGTGGAATTAAATCATTCTACGATGGGAAACATGCAGAAACAATTCCATGAGATGACGAATGACAATCGCATCCTAGCAGTTGCACTTAATCTACAAGAGGAAGAACGGACCACTGGCCAAGGACGTCCTGTCATTTTGGTTAGCAAGGATGCTTTAATGAGAGTTAAAGCAGATGCATTAGGGTTAACCGCGGAGGACTTTTTATCGGATCGAGTGGTTCGGGAGTATTCAAGCATTTATCTTGGCTATCTAAACCGAACGGTCCCCTCAGATGTAATTAAGTTGTTTTACAACACGCGCCGTCTTAGTCTGGAGACAGTCTTCCCTTATGAAGACTTCTATCCCCATCAATTCCTGATTTTAAAGGACGAATGTAATCCATCTATTTCTGCTATTGGTAAAATTGATGGAGAAGCGAGATATTATGAGCCTCTTGTCTCCAATGATGATTCCATTTGGGGTGTGAAGGCCCGTAATGCTCAACAAAAAATGGCTATTGAATTATTATTGCGAGATGATGTTCCTTTAGTAACCATGACAGGGAAAGCGGGAACGGGCAAAACCCTGATTGCACTTGCCGCGGGTTTGTTGCAAATTGAGGATTTACAAAAGTATAAAAAATTGCTGATTGCAAGACCGATTGTGCCGATGGGAAAAGATATTGGGTACCTTCCCGGTGAAAAAGAAGAGAAGCTTCGTCCTTGGATGCAGCCAATCTACGATAATCTGGAGTATCTATTTAACACAAAGAAATCTGGTGACCTAGAAAAAATTTTAGATGGGATGGGAAGCATTCAGGTGGAGGCTCTGACTTATATCAGGGGGAGGTCTATTCCGGGGCAATATATTATTATTGATGAAGCGCAGAATTTGACAAAGCATGAGGTCAAAACCATCTTAACCCGAGTAGGAGAGGGCTCTAAAATTATCTTAATGGGCGATCCAGAGCAAATTGACCACCCTTATTTGGATGAAAGTAATAACGGGCTTACCTATGTGGTTGAAATGTTTAAGGATCAAAAGCTAGCGGGTCATATTAAGCTAGAAAAAGGGGAGCGCAGCGTGTTAGCTCAATTAGCTGCTGATATTCTCTAA
- a CDS encoding YhcN/YlaJ family sporulation lipoprotein, whose protein sequence is MRRLIYTLACCLVLTACQTHNQKPQTQGAGTPKGVQNAAGSQQGSHPAKPKTQRVEQTQPTPHYDQSPQATADRLVKLANRVKNVKNSTAVVLGKYAIVAIDVDEKLDRPEVGVIKYSVAEALKEDPQGATALVTADADLRQRLVEVQADMKSGRPVAGILEEMADITGRIIPQFPSNVKRKKEPYQNGQQPGTRSLKPGANNMKRPGKETKQKPGQPYMNQ, encoded by the coding sequence ATGAGACGACTTATCTATACCCTAGCTTGTTGCTTAGTACTTACAGCTTGCCAAACCCATAATCAAAAACCGCAGACACAAGGAGCAGGAACCCCTAAAGGCGTTCAAAATGCAGCAGGTTCCCAGCAAGGCAGTCATCCAGCTAAACCAAAAACACAGCGGGTAGAACAAACACAGCCTACCCCTCACTATGATCAATCTCCGCAAGCTACAGCCGATCGCTTGGTTAAACTGGCAAACAGAGTAAAAAACGTTAAAAATTCTACAGCCGTTGTATTAGGTAAATATGCCATTGTAGCTATCGATGTAGACGAAAAGCTAGATCGGCCCGAAGTAGGGGTTATTAAATATTCTGTAGCCGAGGCCCTCAAGGAAGATCCGCAGGGTGCTACTGCCTTAGTAACTGCTGATGCGGATTTGCGTCAACGGTTAGTAGAAGTACAAGCTGATATGAAGAGTGGCCGACCTGTAGCAGGCATTCTCGAAGAAATGGCAGATATCACGGGACGTATTATTCCTCAATTCCCAAGTAATGTTAAAAGGAAGAAAGAACCATATCAAAATGGACAACAGCCAGGTACCAGATCACTGAAGCCCGGAGCTAATAATATGAAGCGACCTGGAAAAGAAACTAAGCAAAAGCCAGGCCAGCCCTATATGAATCAATAA
- a CDS encoding aldo/keto reductase — protein sequence MKYRTLPGTDLSVSEVGFGVWSVATKWWGVSDVEMGKRLLRSSYDEYGVTFFDTGDVYGNGLGETILKDALGDIRDKVVIATKFGYDIYNIPGERKGHSELPQNWSKENIRYACEQSLKRLGTDYIDFYQLHNPRMESVLSDEIHETLERLKEEGKIRHYGAAMGPDIGWEDESIAALKRPGYAAIQIINNIVEQDPARNLFPIAEQEKRALIVRVPHASGLLDGSYDPDKHFDKSDHRSHRPTAWMQAGVEVVQEMKQKGLFDGKDRTIGQLAIQFSLFRPSVVSVLPNITSDATLKEFALASEVAPLTKEQFEMIDALWINGYNERLKQHMSNTQTKPTPILHEA from the coding sequence ATGAAATACAGAACTCTTCCCGGCACAGATCTTTCTGTCTCTGAAGTAGGTTTCGGCGTATGGTCTGTAGCAACTAAATGGTGGGGCGTTTCTGATGTAGAAATGGGAAAACGCTTGCTTCGCTCTTCTTATGATGAATATGGGGTAACTTTTTTTGATACAGGCGACGTATATGGAAATGGTTTAGGAGAAACCATCCTAAAAGATGCACTTGGTGATATTCGCGACAAGGTTGTCATTGCTACGAAATTTGGCTATGACATTTATAATATTCCTGGTGAACGAAAAGGGCATTCTGAATTGCCGCAAAACTGGTCTAAAGAAAATATTCGCTATGCTTGTGAGCAAAGCTTAAAACGACTAGGTACTGATTATATCGACTTCTATCAACTACACAATCCACGTATGGAATCCGTACTAAGTGACGAGATTCATGAAACATTGGAGCGTTTGAAAGAAGAAGGAAAAATCCGCCATTACGGAGCAGCAATGGGCCCTGATATCGGTTGGGAGGATGAATCCATCGCTGCCTTGAAGCGTCCAGGCTATGCTGCCATTCAAATTATCAACAACATTGTAGAGCAAGACCCTGCACGCAATCTATTCCCAATTGCTGAACAAGAAAAGCGTGCGCTGATCGTTCGCGTACCTCACGCTTCCGGTTTATTGGATGGTAGCTATGACCCTGATAAACACTTTGATAAGAGCGATCATCGTAGTCATCGCCCTACAGCTTGGATGCAAGCTGGTGTTGAGGTTGTACAGGAAATGAAACAAAAAGGCCTATTTGATGGCAAAGATAGAACCATTGGGCAATTAGCAATCCAGTTCTCTTTATTTAGACCAAGTGTAGTAAGCGTTCTTCCTAACATTACTAGCGATGCAACGTTGAAAGAATTTGCACTAGCTTCTGAAGTAGCGCCACTTACAAAAGAACAATTTGAAATGATTGATGCACTCTGGATAAATGGGTACAACGAACGTCTGAAACAGCATATGTCTAATACTCAAACGAAACCAACACCTATTTTGCATGAAGCATAA
- a CDS encoding tetratricopeptide repeat protein, with translation MTHVGKRLRYFRKNLRMTQEELSVGICNRSYVSQIEKGNVIPSPEILDQLAKRLQTDLKELWTESESPIGFSEVEIQNALRHVVNRLEANDIEISRKWIFKLKGQQLRTEDQCIYLWAKAELALHDQRFEEVEELLLESISLARDVDDPVSLVRSLQSLGDYYGMTRQAKKAIPFLSEALQLVNRFEIGGLLRISLLYTSAKMHGSLEEYYSAIELLNQAVQLNDAYGTMYKSTSIYMGLAICHLHLHQHEQAEKYNLLALDVLKLIPDEKLIANTYNNLGILYRVTKCYEKSEEYLLKAIDILQKLDQKHWFNNATNELAHLYRDMGYYQRAKGLCESIIHNCNNSHLLAEINLNYANILTDCEHYEQALYHLEQAMQYFTAERSTQYVVRSYEVLLRISTHSQQPEKIARLSLLHN, from the coding sequence GTGACACATGTTGGTAAGCGTTTACGTTACTTCCGTAAAAACCTACGTATGACTCAAGAAGAATTGTCTGTTGGTATTTGCAACCGTAGTTATGTTAGTCAAATCGAAAAGGGAAATGTTATACCATCACCTGAAATTCTTGATCAATTGGCTAAGCGTTTACAAACCGATTTAAAAGAACTGTGGACTGAATCGGAATCGCCTATTGGATTTTCTGAGGTAGAAATTCAAAATGCATTGCGGCATGTTGTGAACCGCTTAGAAGCAAATGATATTGAGATTTCGCGCAAGTGGATCTTTAAATTAAAAGGTCAGCAGCTACGAACGGAGGATCAATGCATTTATTTATGGGCCAAAGCAGAATTAGCCTTACATGATCAGCGGTTTGAGGAAGTAGAGGAGCTATTGCTCGAAAGCATCTCTCTTGCTCGCGACGTAGATGATCCTGTTTCCTTAGTGCGTAGTCTTCAATCCCTAGGAGATTACTATGGAATGACTCGTCAGGCGAAAAAAGCGATACCATTCTTAAGCGAAGCATTACAATTGGTGAATCGTTTTGAGATTGGTGGTTTATTACGCATTTCCCTTCTATATACGTCTGCTAAAATGCATGGAAGTTTAGAAGAGTACTATTCAGCCATCGAGCTACTAAACCAAGCAGTCCAATTGAATGATGCGTATGGAACCATGTACAAGAGTACCTCTATTTACATGGGCTTAGCTATTTGTCATCTGCATCTACACCAGCATGAGCAGGCTGAAAAATATAACCTTCTCGCCCTGGATGTACTAAAGCTCATACCAGATGAAAAGTTAATTGCTAATACCTACAATAACTTAGGCATCTTGTATCGGGTAACGAAATGCTATGAAAAATCCGAAGAGTACTTGTTAAAAGCTATTGATATTTTACAAAAATTAGACCAAAAGCATTGGTTTAACAACGCTACAAACGAGCTAGCTCATCTATATCGGGATATGGGTTACTACCAACGCGCAAAAGGGCTCTGCGAAAGCATCATTCACAATTGCAATAACTCACATTTATTAGCAGAGATCAACCTGAATTATGCTAATATTTTGACCGATTGTGAGCATTATGAGCAAGCACTCTATCATTTAGAACAAGCTATGCAATATTTTACGGCTGAACGATCTACTCAGTATGTGGTACGTTCCTATGAGGTGCTTCTTAGAATTAGTACACATTCCCAACAACCCGAAAAAATTGCTCGTTTATCTTTGCTGCACAATTAA
- a CDS encoding helix-turn-helix domain-containing protein, with the protein MTQVGKRLREFRKRLKMTQGDLAEGICNRSYVSQIEKGQVIPSPEILEQLAKRLHTEIKELWTETENPSFTLVEIQNSLRHIINRIDEQEWEIARKWLLKLQGAVIPQSEEGVYLWAKGKIAEVDGRLEQAEDHYSNSIVLTQDSDNPTVLIRALDSLGHFYCEHDQPEKAVHLLNEALQLLNRYEISGLLRISVLLHVGSMHSKLGEFYSAIEHLQQAKELNKNYGILYKSGDLYLSLGNCYHQIQQYQEAESFYRQALSIFEIANNPVRLAEVQLNLGLMYKETMVYDKAETCLKQAQKFLSNQLEDELLNFTRIALADVYRLQKCLDEAKALCQSVISSDNEKMLAEAQFILAEVMLMQGEDDEALVHLENARGYFTIKNMQAFLIKTYQLLGHIHLKNQRFEQAAKMYERSITFTAEA; encoded by the coding sequence ATGACGCAAGTAGGAAAAAGACTGCGCGAATTCCGCAAAAGGCTAAAGATGACACAAGGAGATTTGGCAGAAGGCATTTGTAATCGCAGCTATGTCAGTCAAATCGAAAAAGGTCAGGTTATTCCTTCGCCTGAAATTTTGGAACAATTGGCAAAACGACTACATACCGAAATTAAAGAACTATGGACTGAAACCGAAAACCCTTCTTTCACGCTTGTCGAAATTCAAAATTCCTTACGCCACATTATTAATCGTATTGATGAACAGGAGTGGGAAATTGCCCGTAAGTGGTTGTTAAAGCTTCAAGGTGCTGTTATTCCACAATCTGAAGAGGGTGTGTATCTCTGGGCAAAAGGAAAGATAGCTGAAGTGGACGGTCGCTTGGAACAAGCAGAAGATCACTATAGCAATAGTATTGTTCTCACCCAAGACTCAGATAACCCTACTGTCCTGATTCGCGCTCTAGACTCCCTCGGTCACTTCTATTGTGAGCACGATCAACCGGAAAAAGCCGTTCATCTGTTGAACGAAGCTCTTCAATTATTAAATCGATATGAAATTAGTGGTCTATTGCGTATTTCTGTTTTGTTGCATGTAGGAAGTATGCATAGTAAACTAGGTGAATTTTATTCAGCAATTGAGCACTTACAGCAAGCAAAGGAATTAAACAAAAATTATGGGATCTTATATAAGAGCGGCGATCTTTATTTATCGCTAGGAAATTGTTATCATCAAATTCAACAATATCAAGAAGCAGAATCCTTCTATAGACAAGCCCTATCTATTTTTGAAATCGCCAACAATCCGGTTCGTTTAGCGGAAGTACAATTGAACCTAGGGCTTATGTACAAAGAAACAATGGTGTACGATAAAGCAGAAACCTGTCTGAAACAAGCTCAGAAATTCTTATCGAATCAACTTGAAGACGAGCTTCTGAATTTTACACGTATCGCTCTAGCTGATGTATATCGTTTACAAAAATGTTTAGACGAAGCAAAAGCCCTTTGTCAATCCGTGATTTCTTCTGATAATGAAAAAATGCTGGCTGAAGCACAATTTATCTTAGCTGAAGTAATGTTGATGCAGGGAGAAGATGATGAAGCTCTCGTCCATCTAGAAAATGCAAGAGGTTATTTTACAATCAAGAATATGCAAGCGTTTTTAATTAAAACCTACCAATTATTGGGTCACATCCATTTAAAGAATCAGCGCTTTGAGCAAGCAGCTAAAATGTATGAGCGTTCTATTACTTTTACAGCAGAAGCTTAA
- a CDS encoding pyridoxamine 5'-phosphate oxidase family protein has product MAETVAQSLSEELFEYLQHERYVTVGSIDYETKAPVLSAISWVVALDNHTIRIALDSRSRILTNVSQDPKVVLNLIGCGSTYAINGIAKIIADKMEGVPLKLGMLEVKIESVRDIMFYGSRISVEPQYEKTYDQNAAAKLDQQVMTALRTLAIT; this is encoded by the coding sequence ATGGCAGAAACAGTAGCACAATCATTATCTGAAGAATTGTTTGAATATCTACAACATGAACGTTATGTAACAGTAGGAAGCATTGATTACGAGACAAAGGCCCCAGTTTTAAGTGCGATATCTTGGGTAGTGGCATTAGATAATCATACGATTCGAATTGCTCTGGATAGTCGTTCTCGGATTCTTACAAATGTAAGTCAGGACCCAAAAGTAGTACTTAATTTAATTGGCTGTGGTTCTACTTATGCGATTAATGGAATCGCTAAGATTATAGCAGACAAAATGGAAGGCGTTCCGCTTAAATTAGGCATGCTAGAAGTCAAAATTGAAAGCGTACGAGATATTATGTTTTATGGTTCTCGTATCAGTGTAGAGCCACAATATGAAAAGACCTATGATCAAAATGCAGCGGCCAAGCTAGATCAACAGGTAATGACAGCTCTTCGAACATTAGCTATTACTTAG
- a CDS encoding DUF5665 domain-containing protein gives MSTPPASPDRLVQELEKAIEELQQVRQLNVTLHKVGLFLEEIRLIDIIINYTTPRRLIWTNFVAGLARGLGLTIGTAIVLAFLGSLLSKFLSIPIIGDFIREIIAYVQSYRP, from the coding sequence ATGAGCACTCCACCCGCTTCCCCCGATCGTCTCGTGCAAGAATTAGAAAAGGCAATAGAGGAATTGCAACAGGTTCGCCAATTGAATGTTACTCTGCACAAAGTAGGTCTGTTTTTGGAAGAAATTCGATTGATTGATATCATTATTAATTATACGACCCCGCGACGTTTAATCTGGACGAATTTTGTCGCAGGCTTAGCTAGAGGATTAGGACTAACCATTGGTACGGCCATTGTTCTAGCGTTTTTAGGTTCTCTTTTATCAAAGTTTTTGTCCATTCCTATTATTGGAGATTTCATAAGGGAAATTATTGCGTATGTACAATCTTATCGTCCATAA
- a CDS encoding YlaH-like family protein encodes MELLELASIYDPANPEVLTWYDHFFMWADLQRYWIIFVYLLLVYYLGFAERIRMPILKTALLIILLLLGSVIFAILDTQLPVRGGLFVAIIILTIVKLRTSTKRTRDTEAKS; translated from the coding sequence ATGGAGTTATTAGAGCTAGCGTCCATTTATGACCCTGCAAATCCCGAGGTATTAACATGGTATGATCATTTTTTTATGTGGGCTGATTTACAACGTTATTGGATCATTTTTGTGTATTTATTACTTGTTTATTATCTGGGGTTTGCGGAAAGGATACGCATGCCTATACTAAAAACGGCTCTATTGATTATCCTACTCTTGCTCGGTTCTGTTATTTTTGCCATCCTAGATACACAACTACCGGTGCGTGGTGGATTATTTGTAGCTATTATTATTCTGACCATTGTCAAATTACGTACGAGTACCAAGCGTACTCGTGATACAGAGGCGAAATCATGA
- a CDS encoding deoxyribonuclease IV: protein MKIGCHISVAKGLEKAAMQAVHLGAESFQVFTKNPRGLKPKKIDHKDANKGVEIMTKHGITLVCHTPYITNLSTPKEDLQEVTIRSIAEDLHIAEAYGAVGAVVHCGKHVGEGEEYGTKRMVETLDLILEQYNGPVKLLLENTAGQGTELGLTIRALVAIREATKYPEKIGYCFDTCHAFAAGQWDEESFDKLLEDMEQTGYLDHLVCIHFNDSKVPYGSRKDRHEKIGKGEIGSDALAKFLRSEKLQHLPVVLETPVDDEQEYAEEMVYIRDLKG from the coding sequence TTGAAAATTGGATGTCATATTAGTGTAGCAAAAGGATTAGAAAAGGCTGCTATGCAAGCCGTTCATCTGGGAGCAGAATCCTTTCAGGTGTTCACGAAGAACCCACGGGGACTTAAACCTAAAAAAATTGACCACAAAGATGCAAACAAAGGCGTAGAAATTATGACCAAGCATGGCATTACGCTGGTGTGCCATACGCCTTATATTACCAATCTCTCAACACCGAAAGAGGATTTACAGGAAGTAACCATTCGCTCCATCGCTGAGGATTTGCACATTGCCGAAGCGTATGGTGCGGTTGGCGCTGTAGTTCATTGCGGTAAGCATGTGGGAGAAGGCGAGGAATACGGTACCAAGCGCATGGTTGAAACCCTTGATTTAATTCTTGAGCAATACAATGGCCCCGTGAAGCTTTTACTGGAAAATACGGCTGGACAAGGTACTGAGCTTGGTTTAACCATTCGGGCATTAGTTGCCATTCGCGAAGCAACTAAATATCCAGAGAAAATTGGATATTGCTTTGATACATGTCATGCTTTTGCTGCAGGACAATGGGATGAAGAATCCTTTGATAAATTATTGGAGGACATGGAGCAGACCGGGTATTTGGATCATCTAGTTTGCATCCATTTTAATGATAGTAAAGTTCCGTATGGTAGTCGAAAAGACAGACACGAAAAGATTGGGAAAGGTGAAATTGGTAGCGATGCATTAGCAAAATTCTTGCGCTCTGAAAAATTGCAGCATTTGCCTGTTGTTCTTGAAACACCAGTCGATGATGAACAGGAATACGCAGAGGAAATGGTTTACATTCGTGACCTAAAAGGATAA